One Ilumatobacter fluminis genomic window, CGGCGTGTCGTCGAGCGTCAGATGGGCGATCGGCTGTCCGGCGAGGTCTTCGCGCACGGTGACGGTGCACCGGTCGGGATCGACCACGATCGTGCCCGCCGCCGCACCGGCGCCGTGGGCACTGCCGAGGGCGAGCACCTGCGGCGCTTCGTTGCCCCAGGGCACGTCGCACAGCTCACCGGTGGCGAGGCCATCGCGGATGGTCAGGTGGTCGCGGCGTTCGGGCCGGGCGATCGTCGACCACATCGGCCCTGAACCGGCGGTGTGGCCGGACCGGCTCGTGAGCCACGCGGCGAGGTTCGCCTCGGCAATGGGGAGCGGGACGGCATGACGGCCGGCGAGCTGGAGGACCGCGACGAGGTCTGACAGCGAACCGCCGGCACCGCCGAGGTGCTCGGGGAGACCGATCGTCGTCAGGCCGAGCTCGGTGACGGCCGACCACTGATCGTCGCGGAACACGTCGGGATCGTCCGACATGTCGTCGGGCCAGGTGTCGCGGAAGAACCCGCTCAGTGCGGCCTCGATCTCCGAACCCGGATCGCTCGTGTGCGTGCTCATCGTGCGGTCAGCCCTTTCATGATCACCGAGCGGAGGATCTCGGTCGTGCCGCCCCGGATCGTCCACGACGGACCGGCGAGGATCGCTTGTGCGAGCAGCGACTCGAACGTGTCAGAGCTGTCCGGGCGGGGACTTCGTCCGAAGTGATGCCGAACGATCTCGATGCACTCCTGTTCGAATCGGGTGCCCATCTCCTTGACGAGCGCCGCTTCGGTCACGGGGGATTCGCCCTCGTCGACGAGTCGGGCGATCGACAGCGACATCCCTCGGAAGACG contains:
- a CDS encoding acyl-CoA dehydrogenase family protein → MSTHTSDPGSEIEAALSGFFRDTWPDDMSDDPDVFRDDQWSAVTELGLTTIGLPEHLGGAGGSLSDLVAVLQLAGRHAVPLPIAEANLAAWLTSRSGHTAGSGPMWSTIARPERRDHLTIRDGLATGELCDVPWGNEAPQVLALGSAHGAGAAAGTIVVDPDRCTVTVREDLAGQPIAHLTLDDTPVTRWDTDLTADEFALRGMLVTAALMSGAMTGAADLTREYVEVREQFGRPISKFQAVQHHVVELVQMAVMTRSMVERVALVADPTAQQIDIRALKLTSNENAAHVTRAAHQAHGAIGMTREYRLHRLTRRLHLWRDAFGTDLELAGQFGELAATAPSLAALLLDDTPGPAGETV